AACAAATAGCTGCTTTGGAGCAACAAATTGTAGCCACTACCGAGCGTGTGTATAGCAGCCTCACAGCTTGGCAAAGAGTGCAGTTGTCGCGCCACCCCGAACGCCCCTATACTTTGTTTTATATCCACGAAATGTGCAAAGGGCAATTTACTGAATTGCACGGCGACCGCTGCTTCGGCGATGATAAAGCATTGGTGGGCGGCTTCGGATTGCTCGATGGACACACAACGGTGATGTTTATCGGACACCAAAAAGGCACTACCGCCAAAATGCGCCAATATCGCAATTTCGGTATGGCAAATCCAGAAGGCTATCGTAAGGCTCTGCGATTGATGAAACTCGCCGAAAAATTTAACAAACCTATTGTGTGCCTCATTGATACTCCCGGTGCATTTCCGGGCATTGAAGCCGAAGAGCGTGGGCAAGCCGAAGCCATCGCCCGTAATTTGTTTGAAATGGTGCAACTCCGCGTGCCGGTGCTGTGTATTGTTATCGGCGAAGGGGCTTCGGGTGGTGCACTCGGCATTGGTATCGGTGACCGACTCCTGATGATGGAAAATACTTGGTACTCGGTGATTTCGCCCGAATCCTGCTCCTCGATTCTGTGGCATAGCTGGGATTTTAAAGAAACTGCCGCCGAACAATTAAAACTTACCGCCAACGATATGAAACACTACGGCATTATTGACGGTATCATTGAAGAGCCGCTCGGTGGAGCGCATCAAGACCCCAACCGCGCCGCCGAATATCTCAAACAGCAGATTCAGGAGCATTTGGCACAACTCCAACGCATTGACCCCGAAACACGCATCAATAATCGTGTGGAAAAATATGATAAAATGGGGCATTTTACGGCTTGATAAATGTAAGTTTGAGGCTATTGTTTTGAATTTTACATTTTTTATGAAATCTTTGTACCACAATATGGGTTATACACCACGAAATATCCGCTAATTTTGCATTTTCGTTTTTGTATTTTAATTTACCTTTTACAAGAAATATTATTACTTTTTCATTATGCGTCAGTTTTTAAAATATATACTGGCTACTTTGGTGGCTTTGTTTTTATTTATATTTATCGGCTTTGCTATTTTGGCGGGTATTGCTGCTAAAAGCATGAAATCCTCCGGTAGTAATGTTACCGTAGAAGCCAACACTGTGCTTAAAATTGCCTCCGACCGCCCCATTGCCGAGCGCAGTGTGAGCAACCCCTTTGCCAAACTAAGCGGCGAAGAAGAACAAATAGGTTTGGACAAAATCCTGAAATCTATTCGCAAGGCAAAAACTGATGATAAAATCAAAGGAATTTATTTGGACTTATCCACTGTGACGGCGGGTTTGGCAAGTGTTGATGAAATTCGTACTGCTTTGCAAGATTTTAAAACTTCGGGGAAATTTGTTGTGGGATACGGCGAAGTGCTTACTCAAAAGGCTTATTATTTGGGCAGCGTAGCCAATGAATTGTATGTAAATCGGTGGGCTATATGGAACTCAAAGGTTTTAGTTCGGAGATTATGTTCTATAAAAAAATGTTAGACCGCCTCGAAATTACACCCGAAATTTTTTATGTCGGCAAATACAAAAGTTTTACCGAGCCGTTTCGTTTTACGCAAATGAGCGAACCCAACCGCGAGCAGGTGAGCGCGTTTTTGAATGATTTTTATCAAAAATTTATTCGCAATATCTCTCACAACCGCAATATCGCACCCGACAGCCTCCGCAGCATTGTGGATAATCTGATGGTACGCACCCCGCAAGATGCCGCTGCCCTTAAACTCGTTGATGGTACTAAGTATTATGACGAAGTAGAAAATACTTTGCGCAATAATTTGGGCTTGAAAGAAGATGAAAAAGTGAAATTTGTGTCTATTGCCAACTATGCCGAACAAGTAGGCGATGATGAAGACTACGGCAAAGATAAAATCGCGGTGGTGTATGCTTTTGGCGATATTATAGACGGCAAAGGTGAAGAAGGAAGTATTGCTTCTAAAGATTATGTGAAAATATTGCAAAAAATACGCACCGATGATAAAGTAAAAGCAGTAGTGTTGCGCGTCAATTCTCCGGGTGGCAGTGCCTTGGCTTCTGATGTTATTTTGCGCGAAATTGATTTAATTAAAGACAAAAAGATTCCGGTGGTGGTATCTATGGGCGATGTAGCCGCTTCCGGTGGCTATTATATCTCTTGCCACGCCGACAGCATCTATGCCGAAGAAAATACTATCACCGGCTCTATCGGTGTATTCGGTATATTGCCTATTTTAGATAAATTTTTGGATAATAAAATTGGTATCACCACCGACCGCGTAAAAACTGCCAAATATTCCGATTTTCTCAACTCCCTCAACCGACCGCTTACCGATGACGAAAAATTGATTATGCAACAGCGCGTAGATAAAATTTATGACGATTTCCTTTCGCAGGTTGCTAAAGGACGCAATATGCACAAAGACAGTGTACATACAGTGGCTCAGGGGCGCGTATGGACGGGTACACAAGCCTTACAATTGGGATTGGTGGATAAAATAGGTCGGGTTGATGAGGCAGTGGCTTGTGCGGCGCGCATGGCAAATCTGGGTGACAACTATCGCATCAGCAACTACCCGCGAGAAGAAGACCCTTTTGAAAAAATTATAAAAAAAATCAACGGAACTGAAGATGAAGAAGCTGTGCGCGCTTTATTACAAGAACAGTTGGGTGTTTATTATCAATATATAGAACCCCTACAAAAATTGCAACGCATGCAAGGAATACAAATGCGTATGCCTTACGAATTAAATATTCAATAAAGTATAATACTTTTGAGTAGCAAGTGCGCATACACAGAAATTTGGCTTTATTTTTGACAGAGATAAAACAATAAGGAACGCTTTGTTTCTATCGTTCTGTGCTGCCAGTTATTTTATGAATTACAAAACTTCCATAAAAATTTGGGAAGATTTAGCTCAACATGATGTCTTTTGGGCTGTTAATCATTTCACACAATACGAAGGTGATGTGTGGGACGTGGAGGATTTTTTAAGAACCGGCACCACCGAAGTCAATACTGTTTTGCGCTTGCTGAAACAACAACAATGGCTGCCCCCCAATATTGATTTGGCTTTGGATTTCGGCTGCGGCATCGGGCGACTCACCCGTGCTCTATACCCTTATTTTGATAAAATTGAAGGCGTTGATGCTTCTGATTCCATTATTTATCAGGCGCGGCTGCGCAATACTGATTTTTTGGATAAAATTGAATTTTTTGTATGCCACGATGCCAATTTGAATGTCTTGGGTCCCAAAAAATATTCTTTCATTTTATCTACCCTTACTTTTCAGTATATTCCAATTCCCGAATCAATGTACCTCTTGCGAGAGTTGGTATATCGTCTCAAAATAGGCGGTATTTTGGTGTTTCAAGTGCCTGTGCGCGATATTCGCAAACCTTCTATTTGGCGTATGCTTAAAGCCGGCTCTCGTTTGCAGGATTACTTGATGGCTTGGGGATTGGGTAATACCTACCAAAATCTGCAACCTATTTGTATGGACGAAAACGATATTCAAGGATTGGTACGCACCTACGGAGGCACTATTTTGGGGAGTTTTTATACGAATCATTTAATGGAGCATTTCAACGGTGATTTGCGCTTCATTCCAGAAAATGACAGTGTAGATTATGTGAGTAAATTGTTTGTGGTGAAAAAAACAGAGGCCGTCCCGATAGACGACCTCTCCTTATAATTCCTGTTTTTTTAAAAAAAACTCTAATTTTCCTGCATTTAAAAGCGATACCCCACCGCCAATTTGGCGTAGCTGCCCAAATTCAATATAGGAAAATCTGATAAGTCCACCGCTGGATCACTGTTTTTCCATTCGTTGATAACAGCACGCCCCAAACCACCTCCTATTTCAACAACGATGTTCTGTGTGCCTACCCATTTATAACCCAAGCCAAATCCTATCGTAAACTTAGTATGCGACACTTTTTCGCTCGTGACGCTGTTATTAATCGTTTTTGAATTTCCGGTTGAAAATTTACCAAAAGCGTTGATATAAAATCTATCCAAACCCGCTTGTGGTTTCATATAATATTTCCCCTCTACCATAGTGCCGATTTCATTGGAGCGGTATTCATCGCTGTTTACTTTGAATTTGCTGAAGTCTAAGTGAGGTCTTGCTTCTATACCAAAATAATCATTTAACCCAAACTCTACACCCATATCTATATTGCCGAACAATAATCCCAATGGGTTTACTTTTATTTCGGTTTGTGCTTGTGCGGTATTCAAAAAACTCATCAACAGCACTGTTGTTGCTAATAACATTAATTTTTTCATGAATAATTATGTTGTGTTGTTTTTTTAATAAAAAATTAAAAGAAAAAAGATTTTTAAATTTTAAATATGCATTTTTAGATATTTTAAATAAAAGAATGTTTAATAAGATGCTTCATTTATTTTTAATTATATTTTTTTGATAATTCCGGTTCTGTGTATTTAAAAGTCTTGAAAGCTCGCTATTTTTGAGCAGTTTATTGTTGGGTTATCTTTATTTTATAAATTTCTTGTTTTATGATGTCTGTCGGCACTCCCCCTCCTGCTACTCCACCTGCTTCCACCCTACGCACTCGTGTTATCACGGCGTTTTTCTTTGTAGTGGTGATGGTGGCGGGTATTTACTTACACCCAATTTCTTTGCTGCTGCTGCTGGGGGCGGCAAATGTGCTGTGTTTGATGGAATTTCAACTGATGATACGCAACATCACCCAAAATACTTCGAGATATGTAGCTTTTGAGCGCGTGTATATGGCTGTGTCCGGCAGTATTTTGTATCTGCTCATTGCTTTCGTGATGATGGAGTATTGCGACACGATGTATTTAATTTATTTGCTGCCTTTGGCATTTTCTTTTTTTATCAAAGAATTGTACTCCCTTAGCCGCAGCCCTTTTAATAAAGTAAGTGCCAATGTGTCGTCTTTGCTGTGGATTACTGTTCCGTTTGCTATGGCTATCGGTATTGCTCATATCAATGGCTACTTTGACCCCAATATTCTGATGGGTGTGTTTTTGTTGGTGTGGGTAAATGACAGCGGTGCTTATTTAGTAGGTTCGCGTGTCGGTAAACATAAATTTTTTGAACGTATTTCTCCAAAAAAAACTTGGGAAGGTGTAGCGGGCGGTTTTGTGTCGGCAATACTGTGCGGCTTCATACTTTCTATGATTTGGACACAACTCAGCCGCACCGAGTGGCTGCTCTGTGCTATGTTGTCGGCGGTGTTCGGCACTATCGGCGATTTGGTGGAGTCGCTCCTGAAACGAAGTGTACAAATTAAAGATACCGGCTCTTTTTTGCCCGGACACGGTGGATTTTTAGACCGCTTTGATGCTTTTATTTTTGCTGTACCTTTTGTTTATACTTTTTTATATGTTTGGCGAAATTTTTAATTTCTTACCATGACAAAACGCAAACTTATTGTATATATTGCCACCAGTGCTGATGGCTACATCGCCCGCTCCGATGATGATTTGGAGTGGCTGCAACAAGTAGCTCGCGAGGGCGAAGATTATGGCTATGCCGCTTTTATACAAAGCATTGATACGGTGGTGCTGGGGCGAAGAACCTACGAAAAAGTGTTGCAAATGGGTGTAGTGCCGCATACCGACAAACGTTGCTTTGTGCTGTCGGCGGCAGATGGCTGGCACGTGCCTCCCGATGCACCACCTACCACTCAAGTGTATGGCAGCAATCTGGAAAGTTTTATTGCTCAACTGAAAGCTGAAAATTCCGAAAAACATATTTTTTGTGACGGCGGCGCACAAGTGATACAACAATTATTACGCTTGCAACTGATAGACGAAATTATTGTTTCTGTTATTCCTGTTTTGCTCGGCCGTGGTATTGCTTTGTTTCACAATACGGCAGCTTTGCCCGAAAATACTCTGTTGTTGCTCCAATGTTCTGCCTTCGAAAGCGGCTTGGTGCAATTACATT
Above is a genomic segment from Sphingobacteriales bacterium containing:
- a CDS encoding acetyl-CoA carboxylase carboxyltransferase subunit alpha → MPTFLDFEKPIEDLYLQIEKVKKLGETQKVDVTEQIAALEQQIVATTERVYSSLTAWQRVQLSRHPERPYTLFYIHEMCKGQFTELHGDRCFGDDKALVGGFGLLDGHTTVMFIGHQKGTTAKMRQYRNFGMANPEGYRKALRLMKLAEKFNKPIVCLIDTPGAFPGIEAEERGQAEAIARNLFEMVQLRVPVLCIVIGEGASGGALGIGIGDRLLMMENTWYSVISPESCSSILWHSWDFKETAAEQLKLTANDMKHYGIIDGIIEEPLGGAHQDPNRAAEYLKQQIQEHLAQLQRIDPETRINNRVEKYDKMGHFTA
- the sppA gene encoding signal peptide peptidase SppA, which gives rise to MELKGFSSEIMFYKKMLDRLEITPEIFYVGKYKSFTEPFRFTQMSEPNREQVSAFLNDFYQKFIRNISHNRNIAPDSLRSIVDNLMVRTPQDAAALKLVDGTKYYDEVENTLRNNLGLKEDEKVKFVSIANYAEQVGDDEDYGKDKIAVVYAFGDIIDGKGEEGSIASKDYVKILQKIRTDDKVKAVVLRVNSPGGSALASDVILREIDLIKDKKIPVVVSMGDVAASGGYYISCHADSIYAEENTITGSIGVFGILPILDKFLDNKIGITTDRVKTAKYSDFLNSLNRPLTDDEKLIMQQRVDKIYDDFLSQVAKGRNMHKDSVHTVAQGRVWTGTQALQLGLVDKIGRVDEAVACAARMANLGDNYRISNYPREEDPFEKIIKKINGTEDEEAVRALLQEQLGVYYQYIEPLQKLQRMQGIQMRMPYELNIQ
- a CDS encoding class I SAM-dependent methyltransferase, whose translation is MNYKTSIKIWEDLAQHDVFWAVNHFTQYEGDVWDVEDFLRTGTTEVNTVLRLLKQQQWLPPNIDLALDFGCGIGRLTRALYPYFDKIEGVDASDSIIYQARLRNTDFLDKIEFFVCHDANLNVLGPKKYSFILSTLTFQYIPIPESMYLLRELVYRLKIGGILVFQVPVRDIRKPSIWRMLKAGSRLQDYLMAWGLGNTYQNLQPICMDENDIQGLVRTYGGTILGSFYTNHLMEHFNGDLRFIPENDSVDYVSKLFVVKKTEAVPIDDLSL
- a CDS encoding DUF3575 domain-containing protein, producing the protein MKKLMLLATTVLLMSFLNTAQAQTEIKVNPLGLLFGNIDMGVEFGLNDYFGIEARPHLDFSKFKVNSDEYRSNEIGTMVEGKYYMKPQAGLDRFYINAFGKFSTGNSKTINNSVTSEKVSHTKFTIGFGLGYKWVGTQNIVVEIGGGLGRAVINEWKNSDPAVDLSDFPILNLGSYAKLAVGYRF
- a CDS encoding phosphatidate cytidylyltransferase: MMSVGTPPPATPPASTLRTRVITAFFFVVVMVAGIYLHPISLLLLLGAANVLCLMEFQLMIRNITQNTSRYVAFERVYMAVSGSILYLLIAFVMMEYCDTMYLIYLLPLAFSFFIKELYSLSRSPFNKVSANVSSLLWITVPFAMAIGIAHINGYFDPNILMGVFLLVWVNDSGAYLVGSRVGKHKFFERISPKKTWEGVAGGFVSAILCGFILSMIWTQLSRTEWLLCAMLSAVFGTIGDLVESLLKRSVQIKDTGSFLPGHGGFLDRFDAFIFAVPFVYTFLYVWRNF
- a CDS encoding dihydrofolate reductase codes for the protein MTKRKLIVYIATSADGYIARSDDDLEWLQQVAREGEDYGYAAFIQSIDTVVLGRRTYEKVLQMGVVPHTDKRCFVLSAADGWHVPPDAPPTTQVYGSNLESFIAQLKAENSEKHIFCDGGAQVIQQLLRLQLIDEIIVSVIPVLLGRGIALFHNTAALPENTLLLLQCSAFESGLVQLHYRIKKNDAS